A window from Candidatus Omnitrophota bacterium encodes these proteins:
- a CDS encoding flavin reductase family protein yields the protein MKKSIGAKTIVFPTPVFIVGTYDQEDKPNVMTVAWGGICCSSPVCVCVSLREATYSYGNLVRRKAFTISIPSEEYIKQADYFGIASGRSEDKFFKTKFTAVKSDLVDAPYVKEFPFILECTLKETVKLGLHTLFIGEVKDIKVEESVLDEKGVPNITKVKPAVFDYASLAYFSIGKNLGKAFSIGKEIK from the coding sequence ATGAAGAAATCGATTGGCGCAAAGACGATTGTTTTTCCAACACCTGTATTCATTGTTGGAACCTATGACCAAGAGGACAAGCCTAATGTTATGACTGTTGCCTGGGGCGGTATTTGTTGCTCAAGTCCGGTATGCGTTTGCGTTTCATTGAGAGAGGCTACGTATAGTTATGGAAATCTTGTGAGGCGAAAGGCGTTTACAATTAGCATCCCATCTGAAGAGTATATTAAGCAAGCCGATTATTTTGGTATAGCCTCAGGAAGAAGTGAAGACAAATTCTTTAAAACAAAGTTTACAGCTGTTAAAAGCGATCTTGTGGATGCTCCGTACGTTAAGGAGTTTCCTTTTATTCTTGAGTGTACGCTTAAAGAAACTGTAAAGCTTGGATTGCACACGTTATTTATTGGTGAAGTTAAGGACATTAAAGTCGAAGAGTCTGTACTTGACGAAAAAGGTGTTCCTAACATCACAAAAGTTAAGCCTGCTGTTTTTGATTATGCGAGTCTTGCTTATTTTAGTATTGGTAAAAATCTTGGAAAAGCTTTTTCGATAGGCAAAGAAATTAAATAA
- a CDS encoding response regulator, whose protein sequence is MNRTVLLIDDEPDIREVMAKRLKALEWDVVTAENGEEGLSVLKEKKPDIILLDVMMPIMDGFEFFKNLKRNQAYANIPVVVLTARRLMKDTFEALGVTDFISKPVEVEELKEKMELALAKKALVLCNDSEANECILKALESNGYKGFATNDENDLLMKGKVKEYEIIVIHPAFLKSEPEEFLPRVKDLLYKNPFIAIFSDASLKGTEEGSTLAIEDNKARWAKNKISAFFDARLADDNFSKVLKGWLSES, encoded by the coding sequence ATGAACAGAACAGTGTTGTTAATTGATGATGAGCCAGATATTCGGGAAGTGATGGCAAAAAGATTAAAAGCATTAGAATGGGATGTTGTTACGGCGGAAAATGGTGAAGAGGGGCTTTCGGTCTTGAAAGAAAAGAAGCCAGATATTATTTTGCTGGATGTTATGATGCCTATTATGGATGGATTTGAATTTTTTAAGAATTTAAAACGGAATCAAGCGTATGCTAATATTCCGGTTGTTGTTTTAACAGCAAGACGATTGATGAAAGATACCTTCGAAGCTTTGGGTGTTACTGATTTTATTTCAAAGCCTGTTGAGGTTGAAGAACTGAAAGAAAAAATGGAGCTTGCTCTTGCTAAAAAGGCACTTGTGTTGTGTAACGATTCTGAAGCGAACGAGTGCATCCTTAAGGCTTTGGAAAGTAACGGATACAAAGGTTTTGCGACAAACGATGAAAATGATTTGCTTATGAAAGGAAAAGTTAAGGAATATGAGATTATTGTTATTCATCCAGCTTTTTTAAAGTCAGAACCAGAGGAATTCTTGCCTCGAGTAAAAGATCTTTTGTACAAAAATCCTTTTATTGCTATTTTTAGTGATGCTAGTTTGAAAGGGACGGAAGAAGGGTCGACTCTTGCCATTGAAGATAACAAGGCGAGATGGGCAAAGAATAAAATTAGTGCTTTTTTTGACGCAAGACTTGCCGATGATAACTTTTCTAAGGTTTTAAAAGGTTGGCTTTCAGAAAGTTGA